From Triticum aestivum cultivar Chinese Spring chromosome 4A, IWGSC CS RefSeq v2.1, whole genome shotgun sequence, a single genomic window includes:
- the LOC123085854 gene encoding sucrose synthase 4, translating into MAASKLDRTPSIRERVEDTLHAHRNELVALLSKYVSKGKGILQPHRILDTLDEVQVSGGSAFAEGPFLDVLRSSQEAIVLPPFVAIAVRPRPGVWEYVRVNVHELNVEQLSVSEYLRFKEELVDGQHKDPYVLELDFEPFTALIPRPSRSSSIGNGVQFLNRHLSSILFRNRDCLEPLLDFLREHRHKGHVMMLNDRVQSVGRLQSVLTKAEEHLSKLPSETPYSQFSNQFQEWGLEKGWGDTTEHVLEMIHLLLDILQAPDPSTLETFLGRIPMIFNVVIVSPHGYFGQANVLGMPDTGGQIVYILDQVRALEDEMVLRLKKQGLDVTPKIIIVTRLIPDSKGTSCNQRLERISGTQHTFILRVPFRNENGVLRKWISRFDVWPYLEKFAEDAAGEIAAELQGTPDFIIGNYSDGNLVASLLSYKMGITQCNIAHALEKTKYPDSDIYWKKFDEKYHFSCQFTADIIAMNNADFIITSTYQEIAGSKNTVGQYESHTAFTLPGLYRVVHGIDVFDPKFNIVSPGADMSIYFPFTEKDKRLTALHGSIESLIYDPEQNDVHIGHLDDRSKPILFSMARLDRVKNMTGLVEAYSKNAKLRSLVNLVVVAGYNNVKKSKDREEIAEIEKMHELIKTYNLFGQFRWISAQTNRARNGELYRYIADTHGAFVQPALYEAFGLTVVEAMTCGLPTFATLHGGPAEIIEHGISGFHIDPYHPDQAATLMADFFEKCKQDPNHWVKISDRGLQRIYEKYTWKIYSERLMTLAGVYGFWKYVSKLERRETRRYLEMFYILKLRELVKSVPLAIDEAH; encoded by the exons ATGGCCGCCTCGAAGCTTGACCGCACCCCGAGCATCCGCGAACGCGTGGAGGACACCCTCCACGCCCACCGCAACGAGCTCGTCGCCCTCCTCTCCAA GTACGTGAGCAAGGGGAAGGGGATCCTGCAGCCGCACCGCATCCTCGACACGCTCGACGAGGTCCAGGTCTCCGGCGGCAGCGCCTTCGCCGAGGGCCCCTTCCTCGACGTCCTGCGCTCCTCCCAG GAGGCGATCGTGCTGCCGCCGTTCGTGGCCATCGCGGTGCGGCCGCGGCCGGGGGTTTGGGAGTACGTCCGCGTCAACGTGCACGAGCTCAACGTCGAGCAGCTCAGCGTGTCGGAGTATCTCCGCTTCAAGGAGGAGCTCGTCGACGGCCA GCACAAAGACCCCTACGTGCTGGAGCTTGACTTTGAGCCATTCACTGCCTTAATCCCACGTCCGAGTCGGTCATCGTCGATTGGAAATGGCGTGCAGTTTCTCAACAGGCACCTGTCCTCGATTTTGTTCCGCAACAGGGATTGCCTGGAGCCCCTGCTTGATTTCCTTCGCGAGCACCGGCACAAGGGGCAT GTGATGATGCTAAATGACAGGGTACAGAGCGTGGGAAGGCTTCAGTCTGTCCTGACCAAAGCTGAGGAGCACCTGTCGAAGCTCCCATCTGAAACACCATATTCACAATTTTCCAATCA ATTTCAAGAATGGGGCTTGGAGAAAGGTTGGGGTGATACAACTGAACATGTCTTAGAGATGATACATCTCCTTCTGGATATTCTTCAAGCACCAGATCCATCTACACTAGAGACATTCTTGGGGAGGATCCCAATGATCTTTAATGTTGTGATAGTTTCACCTCATGGATACTTCGGTCAAGCTAATGTGCTGGGCATGCCAGATACTGGAGGGCAG ATTGTTTATATATTGGACCAAGTTCGTGCTTTGGAGGATGAAATGGTTCTTAGGTTAAAGAAACAAGGCCTTGATGTTACCCCTAAAATTATCATT GTTACTCGACTAATACCAGATTCAAAAGGGACATCATGTAATCAGCGGCTTGAGAGAATAAGTGGTACACAGCACACTTTCATATTGCGTGTTCCCTTTAGAAATGAAAATGGAGTACTCAGGAAATGGATTTCAAGATTTGACGTGTGGCCCTATCTGGAGAAATTTGCTGAG GATGCAGCTGGTGAAATTGCTGCAGAATTACAGGGTACCCCAGATTTCATAATTGGAAACTACAGTGATGGAAATCTTGTGGCATCATTGCTATCTTATAAGATGGGAATTACTCAG TGCAATATTGCTCATGCACTGGAAAAGACCAAATATCCAGATTCAGACATATACTGGAAGAAATTCGATGAGAAGTATCATTTCTCTTGTCAGTTTACTGCTGATATAATCGCTATGAACAATGCTGATTTCATAATCACCAGCACGTACCAAGAAATCGCTGGAAG CAAAAACACAGTTGGACAGTACGAGAGCCATACTGCTTTTACTCTTCCTGGCCTGTACCGCGTTGTCCATGGGATTGATGTTTTTGATCCAAAGTTCAACATAGTATCTCCTGGAGCAGACATGTCTATATATTTTCCATTCACTGAAAAGGACAAGCGGCTCACTGCCCTTCATGGTTCAATTGAGAGCTTGATTTATGACCCAGAGCAAAACGATGTACACAT TGGACATCTGGATGACCGATCAAAACCAATTCTCTTCTCCATGGCAAGACTTGACCGTGTTAAAAACATGACAGGACTAGTGGAAGCTTATAGTAAAAATGCTAAGCTAAGGTCGCTGGTAAACCTTGTTGTGGTCGCTGGCTACAACAATGTCAAGAAATCAAAGGATAGAGAAGAGATCGCAGAGATAGAGAAGATGCATGAACTTATTAAGACATATAACTTGTTTGGGCAGTTCCGCTGGATCTCTGCCCAGACGAACAGGGCTCGCAACGGTGAGCTGTATCGCTACATTGCTGATACTCATGGTGCCTTTGTGCAG CCAGCTTTGTATGAAGCATTTGGTCTCACTGTTGTGGAAGCCATGACCTGCGGACTCCCTACTTTTGCAACACTCCATGGAGGGCCTGCCGAGATTATAGAGCACGGGATCTCTGGTTTCCACATTGATCCTTACCATCCTGATCAGGCTGCCACGTTGATGGCTGActtctttgaaaaatgcaaacagGACCCCAATCATTGGGTTAAGATATCTGACAGAGGCCTCCAGCGCATTTACGAGAA GTATACATGGAAGATTTACTCCGAGAGGTTGATGACACTGGCTGGAGTTTATGGCTTTTGGAAGTACGTTTCGAAGCTTGAAAGGCGGGAGACTAGGCGTTATCTTGAGATGTTCTACATATTGAAGCTCCGTGAGCTG GTGAAGAGTGTGCCGCTTGCAATAGATGAGGCGCATTAA